Proteins from a single region of Catharus ustulatus isolate bCatUst1 chromosome 22, bCatUst1.pri.v2, whole genome shotgun sequence:
- the INTS2 gene encoding integrator complex subunit 2, whose translation MSECSALQFVSPYAFEAMQKVDVVRLAALSDPELRLLLPCLVRMALCAPADQSQSWAQDKKLILRLLSGVEAVNSIVALLSVDFHALEQDASKEQQLRHKLGGGSGESILVSQLQHGLTLEFEHSDSPRRLRLVLSELLAIMNKVSESNGEFFLKSSELFESPVYLEEAADVLCILQAELPSLLPIVDVAEALLHVKNGAWFLCLLVANVPDSFNEVCRGLIKNGERQDEESVGGRRRTEALRHLCKMNPSQALRVRGMVVEECHLPGLGVALTLDHTKNESSEDGVSDLVCFVSGLLLGTNAKVRTWFGTFIRNGQQRKRDNISSVLWQMRRQLLLELMGILPTVRSTHIVEEAEADTEPNVSVYSGLKEEHVVKASALLRLYCALMGIAGLKPTDEEAEQLLQLMTSRPPATPAGVRFVSLSFCMLLAFSTLVSTPEQEQLMVMWLSWMIKEEAYFESISGVSASFGEMLLLVAMYFHSNQLSAIIDLVCSTLGMKIVIKPSSLSRMKTIFTQEIFTEQVVTAHAVRVPVTGSLSANITGFLPIHCIYQLLKSRSFTKHKVSIKDWIYRQLCETTTPLHPQLLPLIDVYINSILTPASKSNPEATNQPVTEQEILNVFQGLSGGENARPTQRFSITTQLLVLYYVLSYEEALLANTKILAAMQRKPKSYSSALMDQIPIKYLIRQAQGLQQELGGLHSALLRLLATNYPHLCIVDDWICEEQITGTDALLRRMLLTNMAKNHSPKQLQEAFSMLPGNHTQLMQILEHLTLLSAGELIPYAEVLTSNMNLLLEAGVPRGILQAVNKLWMVLNTVMPRRLWVMTVNALQPSAKIVRQQKYTQNDLMIDPLIVLRCDQRVHRSPPLMDIILHMLNGYLLASKAYLNAHLKETAEQDIRPSQNNAMGPEAPEVTREELKNALLAAQDSAAVQILLEICLPTEEEKGQSSSAQELLRDVQSPPSPQGAEEEEQEEEQEQSLLCNLREVQCLICCLLHQMYIADPNIVKLVHFQGYPCELLALTVAGIPSMHICLDFIPELIAQPELEKQIFAIQLLSYLCIQYALPKSLSVARLAINVMGTLLTVLTQSKRYTFFMPTLPCLVSFCQAFPPLYEDIMSLLIQIGQVCASDVATQTRDFDPIITRLQQLKEKPHDFSGLCKDSSSKSCSRDTASLDPDVRLCQCVENTIIEIINMTVSGI comes from the exons atgTCCGAGTGCTCGGCGCTGCAGTTCGTCAGCCCGTACGCCTTCGAGGCCATGCAGAAGGTGGACGTGGTGCGCCTGGCCGCGCTGAGCGACCCCGagctgcggctgctgctgccctgcctggtgcGCATGGCGCTGTGCGCGCCCGCCGaccagagccagagctgggcgCAGGACAAGAAGCTGATCCTGCGGCTGCTCTCGGGGGTCGAGGCCGTCAACTCCATCGTGGCGCTGCTGTCCGTGGATTTCCACGCGCTGGAGCAGGACgccagcaaggagcagcagctccg GCACAAGCTGGGAGGTGGCAGCGGAGAAAGCATCCTGGTGTCGCAGCTGCAGCACGGGCTGACGCTGGAGTTCGAGCACAGTGACTCTCCTCGGCGGCTCCGGCTGGTGCTCAGTGAATTACTGGCCATTATGAACAAG GTGTCAGAATCAAATGGTGAGTTTTTCCTCAAATCCTCTGAGCTCTTTGAGAGCCCTGTTTACCTGGAGGAGGCAGCTGATGTCCTCTGCATTTTGCAAGCAG AGCTGCCCTCGCTGTTGCCGATAGTGGATGTGGCCGAAGCTCTGCTGCACGTTAAGAATGGAGCCTGGTTCCTTTGCCTCCTGGTGGCCAATGTCCCTGACAGCTTCAACGAGG TGTGCAGAGGTTTGATTAAGAACGGCGAGCGGCAGGACGAGGAGAGCGTTGGGGGCCGGCGCAGAACCGAAGCTCTTCGGCACCTGTGCAAGATGAACCCTTCCCAAGCCCTGAGGGTCAGGGGCATGGTG GTGGAAGAATGTCACCTGCCGGGTCTTGGTGTGGCTCTGACCTTGGATCACACCAAGAACGAGTCCTCAGAGGATGGAGTCAGTGACCTGGTGTGTTTTGTGAGTGGTTTGCTGCTTGGAACAAATGCAAAGGTTAGGACGTGGTTTGGAACGTTCATCCGCAATGGCCAACAG agaaaaagagataacatcagctctgtgctgtggcaaatgaggaggcagctgctgctggagctgatggGGATCCTGCCCACGGTGCGCAGCACCCACATCGTGGAGGAGGCCGAGGCTGACACGGAGCCCAACGTGTCCGTGTACTCGGGGCTCAAGGAGGAGCACGTGGTGAAGGCCAGTGCCCTGCTGAGGCTCTACTGTGCTCTCATGGGCATTGCTGGCCTCAA GCCCACGGatgaggaggcagagcagctcctgcagctgatgaCGAGCCGCCCTCCCGCCACCCCGGCCGGCGTGCGCTTCGTGTCCCTGTCCTTCTGCATGCTGCTGGCCTTCTCCACTCTGGTCAG CACCCCAGAACAGGAGCAGCTCATGGtgatgtggctcagttggatGATAAAGGAAGAAGCCTACTTTGAAAG CATTTCTGGGGTGTCTGCTTCCTTTGGAGAGATGCTGCTCTTGGTAGCCATGTATTTCCACAGCAACCAGCTCAGTGCCATCATTGATTTGGTCTGCTCCACCTTGGGAATGAAG aTAGTTATTAAGCCCAGCTCGCTCAGCAGGATGAAGACAATCTTCACACAGGAGATTTTCACTGAACAG GTGGTCACAGCCCATGCTGTCCGTGTGCCTGTGACAGGCAGCCTCAGTGCCAACATCACCGGCTTCTTACCCATCCACTGCATTTACCAGCTCCTCAAGAGCCGCTCCTTCACCAAGCACAAAGTCTCCATTAAG GACTGGATTTATCGGCAGCTCTGTGAAACCACCACCCCACTGCACCCCCAGCTGCTTCCCCTCATTGATGTCTACATTAACTCCATCCTCACTCCTGCATCGAAATCCAACCCAGAGGCCACCAACCAGCCTGTCACAGAGCAGGAGATCCTCAATGTTTTCCAAGGACTCTCTGGG GGAGAAAATGCTCGTCCCACGCAGCGCTTCAGCATCACCACACAGCTGCTCGTCCTCTACTATGTCCTGTCCTATGAGGAGGCACTGCTGGCCAACACCAAGATTCTAG CTGCAATGCAGAGAAAACCCAAGTCCTACTCCTCAGCACTGATGGATCAGATTCCAATCAAGTACCTCATCCGAcaggcacaggggctgcagcaggagctgggag ggtTGCACTCTGCCCTGCTGAGGCTCCTGGCCACCAACTACCCCCACCTGTGCATCGTGGACGACTGGATCTGCGAGGAGCAGATCACCGGCACCGATGCCCTGCTCAGGAGGATGCTGCTCACTAACATGGCCAAGAACCACTCCCCCAAACAGCTCCAAGAAG CCTTTTCCATGCTGCCTGGAAATCACACCCAGCTGATGCAGATCCTGGAACATTTGACCCTTCTCTCAGCTGGGGAATTAATCCCCTATGCAGAAGTGTTGACCTCGAACATGAACCTCTTGCTGGAAGCTGGAGTCCCACGGGGGATCCTGCAGGCTGTCAATAAACTCTGGATGGTTCTGAACACTGTCATGCCCAGAAG GTTGTGGGTGATGACTGTTAATGCCCTGCAGCCTTCTGCAAAAATAGtgaggcagcagaaatacaCCCAGAATGATCTGATGATTGATCCCCTGATTGTGCTGAGGTGTGATCAGAGAGTTCACAG GAGTCCTCCTCTGATGGATATCATTTTGCACATGTTGAATGGATATCTTCTTGCTTCCAAAGCTTACCTTAATGCTCACCTGAAggagacagcagagcaggacattAGGCCATCCCAAAACAATGCAATGGGTCCAGAGGCCCCAGAAGTTACAAGGGAAGAgttaaaaaatgctttgcttGCTGCTCAG gacagtgctgctgtgcagatcCTTCTGGAGATCTGCTTGCCTACAGAAGAAGAGAagggccagagcagcagtgctcaggaaCTGCTGAGGGATGTgcagagccccccgagcccgcagggggctgaggaggaggagcaggaggaggagcaggagcagagtttGCTGTGCAACCTGCGCGAGGTGCAGTGCCtcatctgctgcctgctgcaccAGATGTACATTGCTGACCCCAACATCGTCAAACTGGTGCATTTCCAG GGTTATCCCTGTGAGCTTCTGGCACTGACTGTGGCTGGGATCCCATCCATGCACATCTGTCTGGATTTCATTCCTGAGCTCATTGCCCAGCCTGAACTGGAAAAACAG ATCTTTGCCATCCAGTTGCTCTCCTACCTGTGCATCCAGTATGCcctgcccaaatccctgagTGTGGCTCGTTTGGCCATCAATGTCATGGGGACCCTGCTCACAG TTCTGACCCAGTCCAAGCGTTACACCTTCTTCATGCCCACCCTGCCTTGCCTGGTGTCCTTCTGCCAAGCCTTTCCTCCCCTGTACGAGGACATCATGTCCCTGCTGATCCAGATTGGACAAGTTTGTGCCTCTGATGTTGCTACACAGACACGAGACTTCGACCCCATCATCACCC gtctgcagcagctgaaggagaagcCACACGATTTCTCAGGGCTCTGTAAAGATTCCTCCAGCAAAAGCTGTTCCAGGGACACTGCAAGCCTGGACCCTGATGTTCGGCTGTGCCAGTGTGTGGAAAACACCATCATTGAAATCATTAACATGACTGTCAGTGGAATTTAG